The following are from one region of the Populus trichocarpa isolate Nisqually-1 chromosome 8, P.trichocarpa_v4.1, whole genome shotgun sequence genome:
- the LOC7490896 gene encoding uncharacterized protein LOC7490896 isoform X5 — protein sequence MWNENLLRLQKFPEDLNSKNQQRSEMLMNERSGGSNFLKMGTQIHRNPSDLGTQRLEDRTKTIVLNKRVRSSVAESRVDGRSNTVLRQPLVTGKDRDIHRDGEVSNLTEEKVRRLPAGGEGWDKKMKKKRSVGTVFTRTIDSDGEVKRMMNHKFNNEHSLQSYDAQGFRSGSFNGSSGMNKVDGISSSANSNTRAIPKESEKVSLTRDYAAGMNKERLVVKANNKVNITEDNNHTVSPSPLTKGKASRTPRTSSLMAASTSTNTPLSPGGFDGWEQPPAITKVNSVGGPNNRKRPMPTGSSSPPMAKWVGQRPQKISRTRRVNVVSPVSNHDEGQMSSERGHVSDFATRVTSGIDGPPLAKDVLNGTTQVRVKHENVSSPSRLSESEESGAGENREGKPKDKRTGSGGVEERSLNQNAVPSLLVTKKNKTLGREDTGDGVRRQGRTARGPSSRTNISPMREKLENPASTKPLRNTRPISDKSGSKTGRPPLKKISDRKAFTRLGQIPISGSPDFSGESDDDREELLAAANFACNASYLSCSGSFWKKMEPVFAPICSGDSSYLKQQLKSVEDLHKRLYEMFDCSNNSGDFVLEEDIPSQLIHEESERNLQDQDPPKKLVRTSDLVDPKQDNSAVCGGSRTRNKATPLYQRVLSALIVEDGSEKFAENSGGRNISFQCTGDSSPGDDCLSVDFEPGSTNGIDFNYESMLGFQHQKQSSVDGFSCNGNSTVNRIGGFHNNSYIDHLVQGGNGFMHSKTGMFPGSFENNDEKSTIHSNAISMSAYDCQYEQLGLEDKLLMELQSVGLYPETVPDLADGEDEAINEDIIELQNKLQQVGKKEHLDNLTRAVEEGRELQEWPLEQVAMDRLVELAHRKQLATRGNNASKFGVPKVSKQVALAFTRRTLAKCRKFEDTGKSCFCEPPLRDVIFAAPRAIVVESTSCIQDPGASGSFTGRADRHDLHNDKFGRGVSLDHDFARTGPLLNRGRKKELLLDDVGGNALFKTTSSVGNTQLGGAKGKRSERERDKDVLARNSVTRAGRASQSNIKGDRKTKSKPKQKIAQLSASGDGIINKFKETGSNKKREVGATSKGSNPVDSSKKSRATNIAEFQDLDSIELHEGNDFSDTQDLNSLFDGLPENDFAGEILLDDLPLQIPMDDLSMIL from the exons ATGTGGAATGAAAACTTGCTAAGACTTCAAAAATTCCCAGAAGATTTAAATTCAAAGAATCAACAACGAAGTGAGATGCTAATGAATGAAAGATCTGGTGGTTCAAATTTTTTGAAGATGGGAACGCAGATTCATCGAAACCCTTCAGACCTTGGGACTCAAAGATTAGAGGACAGGACTAAGACCATTGTTTTGAATAAGCGTGTTCGCTCTTCTGTAGCAGAATCACGG GTTGATGGCCGAAGCAATACAGTTCTGAGGCAGCCTTTGGTGACAGGAAAAGACAGAGATATACACAGGGATGGTGAAGTTTCTAATCTTACTGAAGAAAAGGTCCGTAGGCTACCTGCTGGAGGAGAAGGGTGGgacaaaaagatgaaaaagaaacgTTCTGTTGGCACTGTTTTTACCAGGACAATAGACAGTGACGGGGAAGTTAAACGAATGATGAATCATAAGTTTAATAATGAACACAGTCTGCAGTCTTATGATGCCCAAGGCTTCAG GTCAGGATCTTTTAATGGGAGTAGTGGCATGAACAAGGTAGATGGAATTTCATCATCTGCTAATTCAAATACCCGTGCCATTCCCAAGGAATCGGAAAAAGTTTCTTTGACAAGGGATTATGCTGCTGGCATGAATAAGGAGCGACTTGTAGTGAAAGCAAACAATAA GGTAAATATCACAGAGGACAATAATCACACAGTGAGTCCAAGTCCATTGACAAAAGGAAAGGCTTCCAGGACACCTCGAACAAGCTCATTAATGGCAGCAAGTACATCTACTAATACTCCCCTCTCACCTGGGGGTTTTGATGGTTGGGAACAACCACCAGCCATAACCAAGGTCAATTCAGTTGGGGGGCCTAATAATCGCAAGCGTCCCATGCCTACAGGGTCATCATCTCCTCCAATGGCTAAATGGGTTGGTCAGAGACCACAAAAAATATCTCGTACCAGAAGGGTGAATGTAGTGTCTCCCGTCTCTAATCATGATGAAGGGCAGATGTCATCAGAAAGAGGACATGTTTCTGATTTTGCCACTCGAGTGACTTCTGGGATTGATGGGCCTCCTCTTGCCAAGGATGTGCTTAATGGAACCACACAAGTCAGAgtgaaacatgaaaatgtttcaTCTCCATCAAGATTATCTGAAAGTGAAGAATCTGGTGCTGGTGAAAATCGTGAGGGTAAGCCCAAGGACAAGAGAACAGGTAGTGGTGGGGTAGAGGAGAGATCGCTGAATCAGAATGCTGTTCCTTCTCTATTGGTTACAAAGAAGAATAAAACACTCGGTAGGGAAGACACTGGTGATGGTGTGCGAAGACAAGGAAGGACTGCTCGGGGTCCATCTTCTAGGACAAACATTTCACCAATGAGGGAGAAGTTGGAGAATCCAGCCTCGACCAAACCACTAAGAAATACGAGGCCCATTTCAGACAAGAGCGGAAG CAAGACAGGTCGTCctcctcttaaaaaaatatcagatcGCAAGGCCTTCACTCGACTTGGGCAAATACCAATAAGCGGTTCCCCAGATTTCTCAG gtgaaTCAGATGACGATCGCGAAGAACTCTTAGCTGCTGCAAATTTTGCTTGCAATGCCAGCT ATCTTTCCTGTTCTGGTTCTTTTTGGAAGAAAATGGAGCCAGTTTTTGCTCCCATCTGCTCTGGGGATTCATCCTACTTGAAGCAACAG TTGAAGTCTGTGGAGGATCTCCACAAGAGATTATATGAGATGTTTGACTGCAGCAATAATTCG GGTGATTTTGTGCTTGAAGAAGATATTCCATCCCAACTTATTCATGAAGAAAGTGAGAGAAACTTGCAGGACCAGGATCCACCAAAAAAGTTGGTGAGGACTTCAGATTTGGTAGATCCAAAACAGGACAATAGTGCTGTATGTGGAGGCTCAAGAACAAGAAACAAAGCTACTCCACTGTACCAAAGAGTGTTGTCTGCTCTGATTGTAGAAGATGGGTCAGAAAAATTTGCAGAAAACAGTGGAGGgagaaatatttcttttcaatgtaCTGGAGATAGTTCTCCAGGTGATGATTGTCTCTCAGTGGATTTTGAGCCCGGGAGCACAAATggcattgattttaattatgaatcTATGCTGGGTTTTCAACATCAGAAGCAATCTTCCGTTGATGGTTTTTCTTGTAATGGAAATAGTACTGTTAATAGGATCGGTGGTTTTCACAATAATTCCTATATTGATCATTTGGTGCAAGGAGGTAATGGATTTATGCACTCAAAAACCGGAATGTTCCCTGGGAGTTTTGAGAATAATGATGAGAAATCAACCATTCATTCAAATGCCATCAGCATGTCTGCATATGATTGCCAATATGAGCAACTAGGCCTGGAGGACAAACTCTTGATGGAGCTGCAGAGTGTTGGTTTATATCCAGAAACAGTG CCTGATCTAGCAGATGGAGAGGATGAAGCAATTAATGAAGATATTATTGAGCTCCAGAATAAACTTCAACAG GTTGGTAAAAAGGAACACTTGGACAATTTAACTAGAGCTGTTGAGGAGGGAAGGGAGTTGCAAGAATG GCCCCTTGAGCAGGTTGCAATGGATAGGCTTGTTGAATTGGCTCACAGAAAGCAGTTG GCCACCAGAGGAAATAATGCTTCAAAATTTGGGGTTCCAAAGGTTTCGAAACAAGTTGCCTTGGCTTTTACAAGGAGGACTCTTGCTAAATGTAGAAAATTTGAAGATACAGGCAAGAGTTGTTTTTGTGAGCCCCCCCTTCGAGATGTCATTTTCGCTGCACCTCGTGCAATTGTTGTGGAGTCCACAAGTTGTATTCAGGATCCTGGGGCTTCAG GCTCTTTCACTGGTAGAGCTGATAGGCATGATCTTCACAACGATAAATTTGGCAGGGGTGTATCATTAGACCATGATTTTGCCAGAACTGGACCATTATTGAACAGAGGGAGGAAGAAGGAACTACTGCTTGACGATGTTGGTGGTAATGCTTTGTTCAAAACCACATCATCTGTTGGTAATACTCAGCTGGGTGGAGCCAAGGGAAAGAGAAGCGAGAGAGAAAGGGACAAGGATGTATTAGCTAGAAATTCTGTCACCAGAGCTGGTCGTGCTTCTCAGAGCAATATCAAGGGTGAccgtaaaacaaaatcaaaacccaagCAGAAGATTGCTCAGCTATCAGCTTCTGGAGATGGAATTATCAACAAGTTCAAAGAAACAGGTAGcaataagaaaagagaagttGGGGCAACATCCAAGGGTTCAAATCCTGTAGATTCATCGAAAAAAAGCAGAGCGACAAACATTGCCGAGTTCCAAGATTTAGACTCTATAGAACTACACGAGGGCAATGATTTCAGTGACACTCAGGATCTGAATAGTTTGTTTGATGGGTTGCCAGAAAACGACTTTGCAGGTGAAATTCTACTTGATGACTTGCCCCTTCAAATTCCTatggacgacctttcaatgatTCTATAA
- the LOC7490896 gene encoding uncharacterized protein LOC7490896 isoform X4 produces the protein MFSSGASTPRASASPARSMGPLTQHLSLDPVTMGDPKYTRTGELKRAFGISLGSATEDNSFGAAHSKPPPAVDVEELKRIRAGVLDDYRKSRNRAKMWNENLLRLQKFPEDLNSKNQQRSEMLMNERSGGSNFLKMGTQIHRNPSDLGTQRLEDRTKTIVLNKRVRSSVAESRVDGRSNTVLRQPLVTGKDRDIHRDGEVSNLTEEKVRRLPAGGEGWDKKMKKKRSVGTVFTRTIDSDGEVKRMMNHKFNNEHSLQSYDAQGFRSGSFNGSSGMNKVDGISSSANSNTRAIPKESEKVSLTRDYAAGMNKERLVVKANNKVNITEDNNHTVSPSPLTKGKASRTPRTSSLMAASTSTNTPLSPGGFDGWEQPPAITKVNSVGGPNNRKRPMPTGSSSPPMAKWVGQRPQKISRTRRVNVVSPVSNHDEGQMSSERGHVSDFATRVTSGIDGPPLAKDVLNGTTQVRVKHENVSSPSRLSESEESGAGENREGKPKDKRTGSGGVEERSLNQNAVPSLLVTKKNKTLGREDTGDGVRRQGRTARGPSSRTNISPMREKLENPASTKPLRNTRPISDKSGSKTGRPPLKKISDRKAFTRLGQIPISGSPDFSGESDDDREELLAAANFACNASYLSCSGSFWKKMEPVFAPICSGDSSYLKQQLKSVEDLHKRLYEMFDCSNNSGDFVLEEDIPSQLIHEESERNLQDQDPPKKLVRTSDLVDPKQDNSAVCGGSRTRNKATPLYQRVLSALIVEDGSEKFAENSGGRNISFQCTGDSSPGDDCLSVDFEPGSTNGIDFNYESMLGFQHQKQSSVDGFSCNGNSTVNRIGGFHNNSYIDHLVQGGNGFMHSKTGMFPGSFENNDEKSTIHSNAISMSAYDCQYEQLGLEDKLLMELQSVGLYPETVPDLADGEDEAINEDIIELQNKLQQVGKKEHLDNLTRAVEEGRELQEWPLEQVAMDRLVELAHRKQLATRGNNASKFGVPKVSKQVALAFTRRTLAKCRKFEDTGKSCFCEPPLRDVIFAAPRAIVVESTSCIQDPGASGSFTGRADRHDLHNDKFGRGVSLDHDFARTGPLLNRGRKKELLLDDVGGNALFKTTSSVGNTQLGGAKGKRSERERDKDVLARNSVTRAGRASQSNIKGDRKTKSKPKQKIAQLSASGDGIINKFKETGSNKKREVGATSKGSNPVDSSKKSRATNIAEFQDLDSIELHEGNDFSDTQDLNSLFDGLPENDFAGEILLDDLPLQIPMDDLSMIL, from the exons ATGTTCAGTTCTGGGGCAAGTACACCCAGGGCTTCTGCTTCACCAGCAAGGAGCATGGGCCCACTTACTCAACATCTGTCATTGGATCCGGTTACTATGGGGGACCCAAAATATACTCGAACAGGCGAGTTAAAGAGGGCTTTTGGGATATCTCTTGGGAGTGCTACAGAAGATAATTCTTTTGGAGCTGCTCATTCAAAGCCACCCCCTGCAGTAGATGTAGAGGAACTGAAGCGGATCAGAGCAGGTGTATTAGATGACTATCGGAAGTCTAG gaATAGAGCAAAAATGTGGAATGAAAACTTGCTAAGACTTCAAAAATTCCCAGAAGATTTAAATTCAAAGAATCAACAACGAAGTGAGATGCTAATGAATGAAAGATCTGGTGGTTCAAATTTTTTGAAGATGGGAACGCAGATTCATCGAAACCCTTCAGACCTTGGGACTCAAAGATTAGAGGACAGGACTAAGACCATTGTTTTGAATAAGCGTGTTCGCTCTTCTGTAGCAGAATCACGG GTTGATGGCCGAAGCAATACAGTTCTGAGGCAGCCTTTGGTGACAGGAAAAGACAGAGATATACACAGGGATGGTGAAGTTTCTAATCTTACTGAAGAAAAGGTCCGTAGGCTACCTGCTGGAGGAGAAGGGTGGgacaaaaagatgaaaaagaaacgTTCTGTTGGCACTGTTTTTACCAGGACAATAGACAGTGACGGGGAAGTTAAACGAATGATGAATCATAAGTTTAATAATGAACACAGTCTGCAGTCTTATGATGCCCAAGGCTTCAG GTCAGGATCTTTTAATGGGAGTAGTGGCATGAACAAGGTAGATGGAATTTCATCATCTGCTAATTCAAATACCCGTGCCATTCCCAAGGAATCGGAAAAAGTTTCTTTGACAAGGGATTATGCTGCTGGCATGAATAAGGAGCGACTTGTAGTGAAAGCAAACAATAA GGTAAATATCACAGAGGACAATAATCACACAGTGAGTCCAAGTCCATTGACAAAAGGAAAGGCTTCCAGGACACCTCGAACAAGCTCATTAATGGCAGCAAGTACATCTACTAATACTCCCCTCTCACCTGGGGGTTTTGATGGTTGGGAACAACCACCAGCCATAACCAAGGTCAATTCAGTTGGGGGGCCTAATAATCGCAAGCGTCCCATGCCTACAGGGTCATCATCTCCTCCAATGGCTAAATGGGTTGGTCAGAGACCACAAAAAATATCTCGTACCAGAAGGGTGAATGTAGTGTCTCCCGTCTCTAATCATGATGAAGGGCAGATGTCATCAGAAAGAGGACATGTTTCTGATTTTGCCACTCGAGTGACTTCTGGGATTGATGGGCCTCCTCTTGCCAAGGATGTGCTTAATGGAACCACACAAGTCAGAgtgaaacatgaaaatgtttcaTCTCCATCAAGATTATCTGAAAGTGAAGAATCTGGTGCTGGTGAAAATCGTGAGGGTAAGCCCAAGGACAAGAGAACAGGTAGTGGTGGGGTAGAGGAGAGATCGCTGAATCAGAATGCTGTTCCTTCTCTATTGGTTACAAAGAAGAATAAAACACTCGGTAGGGAAGACACTGGTGATGGTGTGCGAAGACAAGGAAGGACTGCTCGGGGTCCATCTTCTAGGACAAACATTTCACCAATGAGGGAGAAGTTGGAGAATCCAGCCTCGACCAAACCACTAAGAAATACGAGGCCCATTTCAGACAAGAGCGGAAG CAAGACAGGTCGTCctcctcttaaaaaaatatcagatcGCAAGGCCTTCACTCGACTTGGGCAAATACCAATAAGCGGTTCCCCAGATTTCTCAG gtgaaTCAGATGACGATCGCGAAGAACTCTTAGCTGCTGCAAATTTTGCTTGCAATGCCAGCT ATCTTTCCTGTTCTGGTTCTTTTTGGAAGAAAATGGAGCCAGTTTTTGCTCCCATCTGCTCTGGGGATTCATCCTACTTGAAGCAACAG TTGAAGTCTGTGGAGGATCTCCACAAGAGATTATATGAGATGTTTGACTGCAGCAATAATTCG GGTGATTTTGTGCTTGAAGAAGATATTCCATCCCAACTTATTCATGAAGAAAGTGAGAGAAACTTGCAGGACCAGGATCCACCAAAAAAGTTGGTGAGGACTTCAGATTTGGTAGATCCAAAACAGGACAATAGTGCTGTATGTGGAGGCTCAAGAACAAGAAACAAAGCTACTCCACTGTACCAAAGAGTGTTGTCTGCTCTGATTGTAGAAGATGGGTCAGAAAAATTTGCAGAAAACAGTGGAGGgagaaatatttcttttcaatgtaCTGGAGATAGTTCTCCAGGTGATGATTGTCTCTCAGTGGATTTTGAGCCCGGGAGCACAAATggcattgattttaattatgaatcTATGCTGGGTTTTCAACATCAGAAGCAATCTTCCGTTGATGGTTTTTCTTGTAATGGAAATAGTACTGTTAATAGGATCGGTGGTTTTCACAATAATTCCTATATTGATCATTTGGTGCAAGGAGGTAATGGATTTATGCACTCAAAAACCGGAATGTTCCCTGGGAGTTTTGAGAATAATGATGAGAAATCAACCATTCATTCAAATGCCATCAGCATGTCTGCATATGATTGCCAATATGAGCAACTAGGCCTGGAGGACAAACTCTTGATGGAGCTGCAGAGTGTTGGTTTATATCCAGAAACAGTG CCTGATCTAGCAGATGGAGAGGATGAAGCAATTAATGAAGATATTATTGAGCTCCAGAATAAACTTCAACAG GTTGGTAAAAAGGAACACTTGGACAATTTAACTAGAGCTGTTGAGGAGGGAAGGGAGTTGCAAGAATG GCCCCTTGAGCAGGTTGCAATGGATAGGCTTGTTGAATTGGCTCACAGAAAGCAGTTG GCCACCAGAGGAAATAATGCTTCAAAATTTGGGGTTCCAAAGGTTTCGAAACAAGTTGCCTTGGCTTTTACAAGGAGGACTCTTGCTAAATGTAGAAAATTTGAAGATACAGGCAAGAGTTGTTTTTGTGAGCCCCCCCTTCGAGATGTCATTTTCGCTGCACCTCGTGCAATTGTTGTGGAGTCCACAAGTTGTATTCAGGATCCTGGGGCTTCAG GCTCTTTCACTGGTAGAGCTGATAGGCATGATCTTCACAACGATAAATTTGGCAGGGGTGTATCATTAGACCATGATTTTGCCAGAACTGGACCATTATTGAACAGAGGGAGGAAGAAGGAACTACTGCTTGACGATGTTGGTGGTAATGCTTTGTTCAAAACCACATCATCTGTTGGTAATACTCAGCTGGGTGGAGCCAAGGGAAAGAGAAGCGAGAGAGAAAGGGACAAGGATGTATTAGCTAGAAATTCTGTCACCAGAGCTGGTCGTGCTTCTCAGAGCAATATCAAGGGTGAccgtaaaacaaaatcaaaacccaagCAGAAGATTGCTCAGCTATCAGCTTCTGGAGATGGAATTATCAACAAGTTCAAAGAAACAGGTAGcaataagaaaagagaagttGGGGCAACATCCAAGGGTTCAAATCCTGTAGATTCATCGAAAAAAAGCAGAGCGACAAACATTGCCGAGTTCCAAGATTTAGACTCTATAGAACTACACGAGGGCAATGATTTCAGTGACACTCAGGATCTGAATAGTTTGTTTGATGGGTTGCCAGAAAACGACTTTGCAGGTGAAATTCTACTTGATGACTTGCCCCTTCAAATTCCTatggacgacctttcaatgatTCTATAA
- the LOC7490896 gene encoding uncharacterized protein LOC7490896 isoform X2 codes for MAGNVRYDLSSASPEELGFTGSFSNGQRGSYPNASFDRSGSFRESSESRMFSSGASTPRASASPARSMGPLTQHLSLDPVTMGDPKYTRTGELKRAFGISLGSATEDNSFGAAHSKPPPAVDVEELKRIRAGVLDDYRKSRNRAKMWNENLLRLQKFPEDLNSKNQQRSEMLMNERSGGSNFLKMGTQIHRNPSDLGTQRLEDRTKTIVLNKRVRSSVAESRVDGRSNTVLRQPLVTGKDRDIHRDGEVSNLTEEKVRRLPAGGEGWDKKMKKKRSVGTVFTRTIDSDGEVKRMMNHKFNNEHSLQSYDAQGFRSGSFNGSSGMNKVDGISSSANSNTRAIPKESEKVSLTRDYAAGMNKERLVVKANNKVNITEDNNHTVSPSPLTKGKASRTPRTSSLMAASTSTNTPLSPGGFDGWEQPPAITKVNSVGGPNNRKRPMPTGSSSPPMAKWVGQRPQKISRTRRVNVVSPVSNHDEGQMSSERGHVSDFATRVTSGIDGPPLAKDVLNGTTQVRVKHENVSSPSRLSESEESGAGENREGKPKDKRTGSGGVEERSLNQNAVPSLLVTKKNKTLGREDTGDGVRRQGRTARGPSSRTNISPMREKLENPASTKPLRNTRPISDKSGSKTGRPPLKKISDRKAFTRLGQIPISGSPDFSGESDDDREELLAAANFACNASYLSCSGSFWKKMEPVFAPICSGDSSYLKQQGDFVLEEDIPSQLIHEESERNLQDQDPPKKLVRTSDLVDPKQDNSAVCGGSRTRNKATPLYQRVLSALIVEDGSEKFAENSGGRNISFQCTGDSSPGDDCLSVDFEPGSTNGIDFNYESMLGFQHQKQSSVDGFSCNGNSTVNRIGGFHNNSYIDHLVQGGNGFMHSKTGMFPGSFENNDEKSTIHSNAISMSAYDCQYEQLGLEDKLLMELQSVGLYPETVPDLADGEDEAINEDIIELQNKLQQVGKKEHLDNLTRAVEEGRELQEWPLEQVAMDRLVELAHRKQLATRGNNASKFGVPKVSKQVALAFTRRTLAKCRKFEDTGKSCFCEPPLRDVIFAAPRAIVVESTSCIQDPGASGSFTGRADRHDLHNDKFGRGVSLDHDFARTGPLLNRGRKKELLLDDVGGNALFKTTSSVGNTQLGGAKGKRSERERDKDVLARNSVTRAGRASQSNIKGDRKTKSKPKQKIAQLSASGDGIINKFKETGSNKKREVGATSKGSNPVDSSKKSRATNIAEFQDLDSIELHEGNDFSDTQDLNSLFDGLPENDFAGEILLDDLPLQIPMDDLSMIL; via the exons ATGGCTGGAAATGTGAGGTACGATTTGAGTTCTGCTAGTCCAGAGGAATTAGGTTTTACAGGTAGCTTTTCTAATGGGCAGAGGGGGAGTTATCCTAATGCCAGTTTTGATAGGTCTGGAAGCTTCCGGGAGAGCAGTGAGAGCAGAATGTTCAGTTCTGGGGCAAGTACACCCAGGGCTTCTGCTTCACCAGCAAGGAGCATGGGCCCACTTACTCAACATCTGTCATTGGATCCGGTTACTATGGGGGACCCAAAATATACTCGAACAGGCGAGTTAAAGAGGGCTTTTGGGATATCTCTTGGGAGTGCTACAGAAGATAATTCTTTTGGAGCTGCTCATTCAAAGCCACCCCCTGCAGTAGATGTAGAGGAACTGAAGCGGATCAGAGCAGGTGTATTAGATGACTATCGGAAGTCTAG gaATAGAGCAAAAATGTGGAATGAAAACTTGCTAAGACTTCAAAAATTCCCAGAAGATTTAAATTCAAAGAATCAACAACGAAGTGAGATGCTAATGAATGAAAGATCTGGTGGTTCAAATTTTTTGAAGATGGGAACGCAGATTCATCGAAACCCTTCAGACCTTGGGACTCAAAGATTAGAGGACAGGACTAAGACCATTGTTTTGAATAAGCGTGTTCGCTCTTCTGTAGCAGAATCACGG GTTGATGGCCGAAGCAATACAGTTCTGAGGCAGCCTTTGGTGACAGGAAAAGACAGAGATATACACAGGGATGGTGAAGTTTCTAATCTTACTGAAGAAAAGGTCCGTAGGCTACCTGCTGGAGGAGAAGGGTGGgacaaaaagatgaaaaagaaacgTTCTGTTGGCACTGTTTTTACCAGGACAATAGACAGTGACGGGGAAGTTAAACGAATGATGAATCATAAGTTTAATAATGAACACAGTCTGCAGTCTTATGATGCCCAAGGCTTCAG GTCAGGATCTTTTAATGGGAGTAGTGGCATGAACAAGGTAGATGGAATTTCATCATCTGCTAATTCAAATACCCGTGCCATTCCCAAGGAATCGGAAAAAGTTTCTTTGACAAGGGATTATGCTGCTGGCATGAATAAGGAGCGACTTGTAGTGAAAGCAAACAATAA GGTAAATATCACAGAGGACAATAATCACACAGTGAGTCCAAGTCCATTGACAAAAGGAAAGGCTTCCAGGACACCTCGAACAAGCTCATTAATGGCAGCAAGTACATCTACTAATACTCCCCTCTCACCTGGGGGTTTTGATGGTTGGGAACAACCACCAGCCATAACCAAGGTCAATTCAGTTGGGGGGCCTAATAATCGCAAGCGTCCCATGCCTACAGGGTCATCATCTCCTCCAATGGCTAAATGGGTTGGTCAGAGACCACAAAAAATATCTCGTACCAGAAGGGTGAATGTAGTGTCTCCCGTCTCTAATCATGATGAAGGGCAGATGTCATCAGAAAGAGGACATGTTTCTGATTTTGCCACTCGAGTGACTTCTGGGATTGATGGGCCTCCTCTTGCCAAGGATGTGCTTAATGGAACCACACAAGTCAGAgtgaaacatgaaaatgtttcaTCTCCATCAAGATTATCTGAAAGTGAAGAATCTGGTGCTGGTGAAAATCGTGAGGGTAAGCCCAAGGACAAGAGAACAGGTAGTGGTGGGGTAGAGGAGAGATCGCTGAATCAGAATGCTGTTCCTTCTCTATTGGTTACAAAGAAGAATAAAACACTCGGTAGGGAAGACACTGGTGATGGTGTGCGAAGACAAGGAAGGACTGCTCGGGGTCCATCTTCTAGGACAAACATTTCACCAATGAGGGAGAAGTTGGAGAATCCAGCCTCGACCAAACCACTAAGAAATACGAGGCCCATTTCAGACAAGAGCGGAAG CAAGACAGGTCGTCctcctcttaaaaaaatatcagatcGCAAGGCCTTCACTCGACTTGGGCAAATACCAATAAGCGGTTCCCCAGATTTCTCAG gtgaaTCAGATGACGATCGCGAAGAACTCTTAGCTGCTGCAAATTTTGCTTGCAATGCCAGCT ATCTTTCCTGTTCTGGTTCTTTTTGGAAGAAAATGGAGCCAGTTTTTGCTCCCATCTGCTCTGGGGATTCATCCTACTTGAAGCAACAG GGTGATTTTGTGCTTGAAGAAGATATTCCATCCCAACTTATTCATGAAGAAAGTGAGAGAAACTTGCAGGACCAGGATCCACCAAAAAAGTTGGTGAGGACTTCAGATTTGGTAGATCCAAAACAGGACAATAGTGCTGTATGTGGAGGCTCAAGAACAAGAAACAAAGCTACTCCACTGTACCAAAGAGTGTTGTCTGCTCTGATTGTAGAAGATGGGTCAGAAAAATTTGCAGAAAACAGTGGAGGgagaaatatttcttttcaatgtaCTGGAGATAGTTCTCCAGGTGATGATTGTCTCTCAGTGGATTTTGAGCCCGGGAGCACAAATggcattgattttaattatgaatcTATGCTGGGTTTTCAACATCAGAAGCAATCTTCCGTTGATGGTTTTTCTTGTAATGGAAATAGTACTGTTAATAGGATCGGTGGTTTTCACAATAATTCCTATATTGATCATTTGGTGCAAGGAGGTAATGGATTTATGCACTCAAAAACCGGAATGTTCCCTGGGAGTTTTGAGAATAATGATGAGAAATCAACCATTCATTCAAATGCCATCAGCATGTCTGCATATGATTGCCAATATGAGCAACTAGGCCTGGAGGACAAACTCTTGATGGAGCTGCAGAGTGTTGGTTTATATCCAGAAACAGTG CCTGATCTAGCAGATGGAGAGGATGAAGCAATTAATGAAGATATTATTGAGCTCCAGAATAAACTTCAACAG GTTGGTAAAAAGGAACACTTGGACAATTTAACTAGAGCTGTTGAGGAGGGAAGGGAGTTGCAAGAATG GCCCCTTGAGCAGGTTGCAATGGATAGGCTTGTTGAATTGGCTCACAGAAAGCAGTTG GCCACCAGAGGAAATAATGCTTCAAAATTTGGGGTTCCAAAGGTTTCGAAACAAGTTGCCTTGGCTTTTACAAGGAGGACTCTTGCTAAATGTAGAAAATTTGAAGATACAGGCAAGAGTTGTTTTTGTGAGCCCCCCCTTCGAGATGTCATTTTCGCTGCACCTCGTGCAATTGTTGTGGAGTCCACAAGTTGTATTCAGGATCCTGGGGCTTCAG GCTCTTTCACTGGTAGAGCTGATAGGCATGATCTTCACAACGATAAATTTGGCAGGGGTGTATCATTAGACCATGATTTTGCCAGAACTGGACCATTATTGAACAGAGGGAGGAAGAAGGAACTACTGCTTGACGATGTTGGTGGTAATGCTTTGTTCAAAACCACATCATCTGTTGGTAATACTCAGCTGGGTGGAGCCAAGGGAAAGAGAAGCGAGAGAGAAAGGGACAAGGATGTATTAGCTAGAAATTCTGTCACCAGAGCTGGTCGTGCTTCTCAGAGCAATATCAAGGGTGAccgtaaaacaaaatcaaaacccaagCAGAAGATTGCTCAGCTATCAGCTTCTGGAGATGGAATTATCAACAAGTTCAAAGAAACAGGTAGcaataagaaaagagaagttGGGGCAACATCCAAGGGTTCAAATCCTGTAGATTCATCGAAAAAAAGCAGAGCGACAAACATTGCCGAGTTCCAAGATTTAGACTCTATAGAACTACACGAGGGCAATGATTTCAGTGACACTCAGGATCTGAATAGTTTGTTTGATGGGTTGCCAGAAAACGACTTTGCAGGTGAAATTCTACTTGATGACTTGCCCCTTCAAATTCCTatggacgacctttcaatgatTCTATAA